The Immundisolibacter cernigliae genome has a window encoding:
- the fabB gene encoding beta-ketoacyl-ACP synthase I → MRRVVITGLGIVSSIGTTQAQVADSLREVRSGIEFSEEYRELGFRSQVHGPLRISPEEHIDRKLLRFMGDAAAYSHIAMVEAIVDAGLTEAEVSNPRTGLVAGSGGASTANTVLAADTLREKGARRVGPYMVPRTMSSTVAACLGTAFKIKGVGYSISSACATSAHCIGNAAELIQAGKQDVVFAGGGEELHWTESVLFDGMGALSSAYNDRAAVASRAYDADRDGFVISGGGGIVVVEALDHALARGAKIYGELVGYGATSDGFDMVQPSGEGAVRCMRQALGDIPLTDIEYLNTHGTSTPVGDSRELEAVREVFGEQVPAFSSTKSLTGHSLGAAGVHEAIYCLLMMRGGFITPSAHIERLDPAAEGLPLVRELRDGVRLDTVMSNSFGFGGTNATLVLRRYNG, encoded by the coding sequence GTGAGACGCGTCGTCATCACCGGGCTGGGCATCGTGTCCAGCATCGGCACCACCCAGGCACAGGTCGCAGATTCGCTGCGCGAAGTCCGTTCCGGCATCGAGTTCAGCGAGGAATACCGCGAGCTGGGCTTTCGCAGCCAGGTGCACGGCCCGCTGCGCATCTCGCCCGAGGAACACATCGACCGCAAGCTGCTGCGCTTCATGGGCGATGCCGCCGCCTATTCGCACATCGCCATGGTCGAGGCCATCGTCGACGCCGGGCTGACCGAGGCCGAGGTTTCGAATCCGCGCACCGGCCTGGTTGCCGGCTCCGGCGGCGCCTCGACCGCCAACACCGTGCTGGCAGCAGACACCCTGCGCGAGAAAGGCGCCCGCCGCGTCGGGCCGTACATGGTGCCGCGCACCATGTCGAGCACGGTCGCCGCCTGCCTGGGCACCGCCTTCAAGATCAAGGGCGTGGGCTATTCCATCTCGTCCGCCTGCGCCACCTCCGCCCACTGCATCGGCAACGCCGCGGAGCTGATCCAGGCCGGCAAGCAGGACGTGGTGTTCGCCGGCGGCGGCGAGGAATTGCACTGGACCGAATCGGTGCTGTTCGACGGCATGGGCGCGCTGTCGTCGGCCTACAACGATCGCGCCGCGGTCGCCTCCCGTGCCTACGACGCCGACCGCGACGGCTTCGTCATCTCCGGCGGTGGCGGCATCGTGGTGGTGGAAGCGCTCGATCACGCGCTGGCCCGCGGCGCCAAGATTTATGGCGAGCTGGTCGGCTATGGCGCCACCTCGGACGGCTTCGACATGGTGCAGCCGTCCGGTGAAGGGGCGGTGCGCTGCATGCGTCAGGCGCTGGGCGACATTCCGCTCACGGACATCGAGTATCTGAACACCCACGGCACCAGCACGCCGGTCGGCGACAGTCGCGAACTGGAGGCCGTGCGCGAGGTGTTTGGGGAACAGGTTCCGGCATTCAGTTCCACCAAGTCGCTCACCGGCCATTCGCTGGGCGCCGCCGGCGTGCACGAGGCCATCTATTGCCTGCTGATGATGCGCGGCGGTTTCATCACGCCGTCCGCGCACATCGAGCGGCTCGATCCGGCGGCCGAAGGCCTGCCGCTGGTGCGCGAATTGCGCGACGGTGTGCGTCTGGATACGGTGATGTCGAACAGCTTCGGCTTCGGCGGCACCAACGCCACACTGGTGC
- the ubiD gene encoding 4-hydroxy-3-polyprenylbenzoate decarboxylase yields the protein MSRDLRAFIARLEALGELKRIAVPVDPHLEVTEICDRVLRAGGPALLFERPVGHAMPLLANLFGSVRRVALGLGRETVADLRELGEQLAMLREPQPPGGLREAWRQLPIYRQALAMRPRRVGSGPVREQVFEGEAVDLGTLPIQTCWPDDAGPLLSWGLVVTRGPHGGRQNVGIYRQQLIGRNRLIMRWLAHRGGALDYQAWQAARPGEPFPVAVVVGADPATLLAAVMPIPDGMSEYQFAGLLRGERTELLACADSGLDVPAGAEIVLEGVIRSGDEADEGPFGDHTGYYNETERYPVLTVQCLSRRRDAIYHSTYTGRPPDEPAMLGAALNELFVPLLRRQFPEVVDFYLPPEGCSYRVALVSIRKQYPGHASRLMFGVWSTLRQFLYTKFVVVVDEDIDVRSWQDVVWAISTRVDPARDILLAERTPIDTLDFASPQPGLGSKMGLDATNKWPGETTREWGRPIRMNAAVKARVDDLWAQLGL from the coding sequence GTGAGCCGCGATCTGCGAGCGTTCATTGCCCGCCTGGAGGCGCTGGGGGAGCTGAAGCGCATCGCCGTGCCGGTCGACCCGCATCTGGAAGTGACCGAGATCTGCGACCGCGTGCTGCGGGCCGGCGGGCCGGCGCTGCTGTTCGAGCGCCCGGTCGGCCACGCCATGCCGCTGCTGGCCAATCTGTTCGGCAGCGTGCGGCGGGTGGCGCTGGGCCTAGGGCGCGAGACGGTCGCCGATCTTCGGGAGCTGGGCGAGCAGCTGGCCATGCTGCGCGAACCCCAGCCGCCCGGCGGCCTGCGCGAGGCCTGGCGACAACTGCCGATCTACCGACAGGCGCTGGCCATGCGCCCGCGGCGCGTCGGCAGCGGGCCGGTTCGGGAACAGGTATTCGAGGGCGAAGCCGTCGACCTGGGCACGCTGCCCATCCAGACCTGCTGGCCGGACGATGCCGGGCCGCTGCTGAGTTGGGGTCTGGTGGTCACCCGCGGCCCGCACGGTGGGCGGCAGAACGTCGGCATTTACCGGCAGCAACTGATCGGCCGCAATCGCCTGATCATGCGCTGGCTGGCGCACCGCGGCGGGGCGCTCGACTACCAGGCCTGGCAGGCGGCGCGGCCCGGCGAACCGTTTCCGGTGGCGGTGGTGGTGGGTGCCGACCCGGCCACGCTGCTGGCGGCGGTGATGCCGATTCCGGACGGCATGTCCGAGTACCAGTTCGCCGGCCTGCTGCGCGGCGAGCGCACCGAGCTTCTGGCCTGTGCGGACAGCGGCCTCGACGTACCGGCCGGCGCCGAGATCGTGCTCGAAGGGGTGATCCGGTCCGGCGACGAGGCCGACGAGGGCCCGTTCGGCGATCACACCGGCTACTACAACGAGACCGAACGCTACCCGGTGCTGACCGTGCAGTGCCTGTCCAGGCGCCGTGACGCGATCTACCACAGCACCTACACCGGCCGGCCGCCCGACGAGCCAGCCATGCTGGGGGCAGCGCTGAACGAGCTGTTCGTGCCGCTGCTGCGCCGACAGTTCCCGGAGGTGGTGGACTTCTACCTGCCACCGGAGGGCTGCTCGTACCGGGTGGCGCTGGTGTCGATCCGCAAGCAGTACCCAGGGCACGCGTCGCGGCTGATGTTCGGCGTCTGGTCGACCCTGCGCCAGTTCCTGTACACCAAGTTCGTCGTGGTGGTGGACGAGGACATCGACGTGCGCAGCTGGCAGGACGTGGTATGGGCCATCAGCACCCGCGTCGATCCGGCCCGGGACATCCTGCTGGCCGAGCGCACGCCGATCGACACGCTCGATTTCGCCTCGCCGCAGCCGGGTCTGGGTTCCAAGATGGGCCTGGATGCCACCAACAAATGGCCCGGCGAGACCACGCGCGAGTGGGGCCGGCCGATTCGGATGAACGCGGCGGTCAAGGCGCGGGTGGACGACCTGTGGGCGCAGCTGGGGCTGTGA
- the fabA gene encoding 3-hydroxyacyl-[acyl-carrier-protein] dehydratase FabA produces the protein MTETSAVAQRVDSFSHDQLLRCARGELFGPGNAQLPLPPMLMFDRITHISDHGGQFGRGEIRAELDVRPDLWFFGCHFEGDPVMPGCLGLDAMWQLVGFYLGWIGGPGRGRALGADEVKFGGEVTPAARLVSYHIHMKRVIQRKLFMGIADATVAVDGNPIYTASGLRVGLFTNTFESAP, from the coding sequence GTGACCGAAACATCCGCCGTCGCGCAGCGCGTGGACTCCTTCAGCCATGACCAGCTGCTGCGCTGCGCGCGCGGCGAGCTGTTCGGCCCCGGCAACGCGCAGCTACCGCTGCCGCCCATGCTGATGTTCGACCGCATCACGCACATCAGCGACCACGGCGGCCAGTTCGGCCGCGGCGAAATTCGCGCCGAACTGGACGTGCGGCCGGACCTGTGGTTTTTCGGCTGTCATTTCGAGGGCGATCCGGTCATGCCCGGCTGCCTGGGCCTGGACGCCATGTGGCAGCTGGTCGGCTTTTATCTGGGCTGGATCGGCGGCCCGGGTCGCGGGCGGGCGCTGGGCGCCGACGAAGTGAAGTTCGGCGGCGAAGTCACGCCGGCCGCGCGCCTGGTCAGCTACCACATCCACATGAAGCGCGTGATCCAGCGCAAGCTGTTCATGGGCATCGCCGATGCCACCGTGGCGGTCGACGGCAACCCCATCTATACCGCCAGCGGCCTGCGGGTGGGCCTGTTCACCAACACCTTCGAGAGCGCACCGTGA